In the Colwellia sp. 20A7 genome, one interval contains:
- a CDS encoding efflux RND transporter permease subunit, with amino-acid sequence MSRFFIDRPIFAWVLAIIVMLAGVLAIKSLPIAQYPSIAPPTISIQASYPGASARTLEDTVTQVIEQRMKGLDGLLYMSSTSESNGSATLTLTFDADTDPDIAQVQVQNKLALATPLLPEEVQRQGVSVAKSARNFLMVVGFVSEDGSMNNIDIGDYVASNVQDIVSRVNGVGEVQLFGSQYAMRIWLDPDLLQKYKLTPADISASISAQNAQVSAGQLGALPAMPGQQLNATVTAQSRLKTPEQFENIFVKTNTDGSVVRLSDVATVALGGESYAVVARFNGKPASGLGIKLASGANALDTGDAIKAALAELEPLFPEGLATVIPYDTTPFVKLSIEKVVSTLIEAVILVFLVMYLFLQNFRATLIPTIAVPVVLLGTLAVLQTLGYSINTLTMFAMVLAIGLLVDDAIVVVENVERVMTEEKLSPLEATRKSMDEIKGALVGIAMVLSAVFIPMAFFSGSTGVIYKQFSVTLVTAMSLSVLVALILTPALCATMLKPSHVHNDSSFIGRFFMAFNRGFDKTNAGAQSFVGRMIKLSKRSLLCYGLIVGGMIYIFAQLPSAFLPDEDQGILFNLVSLPAGSTTEQTLNVVQKMERHYLEDQSDAVRSIFTVTGFSFAGSGQNAAIGFVGLNHWDERQDPNLSVRAVAGKAMGFFSTIKEAFIFAFPPPAVMELGTANGFTLFLQDRVGLGHDELLKARNMLLGMAAQSPILAGVRPNGQEDKPELELDIDLAKAQALGLTQSDINSTLSTAWGSSYVNDFIDRGRVKKVYLQGNAESRMVPEDLDKWYVRNSNGDMVPFTAFAQSYWTYGSPRLERYNGFSAMEIQGASAPGYSTGQAMDEIEKLAQNLPAGIGFEWTGISYEERLSGGQAPLLYALSLLIVFLCLAALYESWSVPAAVMMIVPLGIFGATVAAFLAGLSNDIYLQVGLLTTIGLASKNAILIVEFAIHKMDEGMPLVESAIAAVKLRLRPILMTSMAFICGVLPLAIASSAGSGAQNALGISVIGGTLASSLIVVLFVPLFFVLVRRIFPGKHKTVTEDKS; translated from the coding sequence ATGTCACGATTTTTTATCGATCGACCTATTTTTGCTTGGGTACTTGCCATTATTGTTATGTTGGCTGGTGTCCTTGCAATTAAGAGTTTACCGATTGCTCAATATCCGTCAATTGCACCACCTACGATTAGCATACAAGCAAGCTACCCGGGTGCATCTGCACGTACATTAGAAGATACGGTTACTCAAGTTATTGAACAAAGAATGAAAGGCTTAGATGGCCTACTTTACATGTCATCTACGTCTGAATCTAATGGTTCAGCAACATTAACACTAACTTTTGATGCTGATACAGATCCAGATATTGCACAAGTTCAAGTACAAAATAAACTTGCCCTAGCAACGCCGTTACTACCTGAAGAAGTTCAGCGTCAAGGTGTATCTGTTGCTAAATCTGCACGTAACTTTTTAATGGTTGTCGGCTTTGTTTCTGAAGATGGCAGCATGAATAACATCGACATTGGTGACTATGTAGCATCCAATGTGCAAGATATTGTTTCACGAGTAAATGGTGTTGGTGAAGTACAACTATTTGGTTCGCAATATGCCATGCGTATCTGGTTAGATCCAGATCTGTTGCAAAAATATAAACTAACACCCGCAGATATTAGTGCTTCTATCAGTGCGCAAAATGCACAAGTATCAGCAGGTCAACTTGGTGCTTTACCAGCAATGCCAGGGCAGCAATTAAATGCGACAGTGACAGCTCAAAGTCGGTTAAAAACGCCTGAACAATTTGAAAATATTTTTGTTAAAACTAATACTGATGGTTCAGTTGTTCGTTTAAGTGATGTTGCCACCGTAGCACTTGGTGGTGAAAGTTATGCCGTTGTAGCGCGTTTTAATGGCAAACCAGCCTCAGGTTTAGGTATTAAATTGGCAAGTGGCGCTAATGCTCTTGATACTGGTGATGCGATTAAAGCTGCCCTTGCAGAACTAGAGCCACTTTTCCCTGAAGGTTTAGCAACGGTTATTCCTTATGACACGACTCCTTTTGTTAAGTTATCAATTGAAAAAGTAGTCAGTACTTTAATTGAAGCCGTCATTTTAGTATTTTTAGTGATGTATCTATTTTTACAAAACTTCCGTGCGACCTTAATTCCAACAATTGCTGTGCCCGTTGTATTACTTGGTACGTTAGCAGTACTACAAACCTTAGGTTATTCAATTAACACTTTAACTATGTTCGCTATGGTATTAGCGATTGGTTTATTAGTGGATGATGCCATTGTTGTGGTTGAAAACGTGGAACGTGTAATGACAGAAGAGAAGCTTTCTCCTCTGGAAGCAACACGTAAATCAATGGACGAAATTAAAGGTGCCTTAGTCGGTATCGCAATGGTGTTGTCTGCAGTATTTATCCCAATGGCCTTTTTCAGCGGTTCCACAGGGGTTATTTACAAACAGTTCTCCGTCACCTTAGTTACCGCAATGAGTTTGTCTGTATTGGTTGCCCTTATTTTAACACCTGCCTTATGTGCAACAATGTTAAAACCAAGCCATGTACATAATGATTCATCATTTATCGGTCGTTTCTTTATGGCCTTCAACCGCGGTTTTGATAAAACGAATGCCGGTGCACAGAGTTTTGTTGGTCGTATGATTAAACTAAGCAAACGCTCTTTATTATGTTACGGCTTAATTGTTGGCGGCATGATTTATATTTTTGCCCAATTACCTTCAGCTTTTTTACCAGATGAAGACCAAGGTATTTTGTTCAACTTAGTCAGTTTGCCGGCCGGCTCAACGACTGAACAAACCTTAAATGTTGTGCAAAAAATGGAGCGTCATTATTTAGAAGACCAGTCTGATGCAGTGCGTTCAATTTTCACGGTAACAGGTTTTAGTTTCGCTGGCTCTGGACAAAATGCGGCTATTGGCTTTGTTGGTTTGAATCATTGGGATGAGCGTCAAGATCCAAATCTTTCCGTTCGTGCTGTTGCAGGTAAAGCGATGGGCTTTTTCTCAACCATAAAAGAAGCCTTTATTTTTGCATTCCCGCCCCCTGCAGTTATGGAACTTGGTACCGCTAATGGTTTTACCTTGTTTTTACAAGACCGTGTAGGGCTTGGTCACGATGAATTACTCAAAGCACGTAATATGTTACTTGGCATGGCTGCTCAAAGCCCTATATTAGCTGGTGTTCGTCCTAATGGCCAAGAAGATAAGCCAGAACTTGAGCTGGATATAGATTTAGCCAAAGCGCAAGCGCTTGGTTTAACACAATCAGATATCAACAGTACATTATCTACCGCATGGGGTAGTAGTTATGTGAATGACTTTATTGACCGTGGCCGTGTGAAAAAAGTGTATCTGCAGGGTAATGCTGAATCACGTATGGTGCCTGAAGATTTAGACAAATGGTATGTACGCAATAGTAATGGTGACATGGTGCCATTTACCGCTTTTGCTCAATCGTATTGGACTTACGGATCACCTCGTCTTGAACGTTATAACGGCTTTTCAGCAATGGAAATTCAAGGTGCTTCCGCGCCTGGTTATAGTACAGGACAAGCGATGGATGAAATCGAAAAGTTAGCGCAAAACCTACCTGCTGGTATTGGTTTTGAATGGACGGGTATTTCATACGAAGAACGCTTAAGTGGTGGTCAAGCGCCATTGTTATATGCCCTATCACTATTAATCGTATTCTTATGTTTAGCGGCATTATATGAAAGCTGGTCAGTACCAGCGGCGGTAATGATGATTGTACCATTAGGCATCTTTGGTGCAACAGTGGCGGCCTTCTTAGCTGGTTTATCAAACGATATTTACTTACAAGTTGGCTTGTTAACAACCATAGGCTTGGCGTCCAAAAATGCGATTTTAATTGTGGAGTTTGCTATTCATAAAATGGATGAAGGTATGCCATTAGTTGAATCAGCGATTGCTGCAGTTAAATTACGTTTACGTCCAATACTAATGACATCAATGGCATTTATTTGTGGTGTATTACCACTTGCTATCGCTTCAAGTGCTGGCTCAGGTGCACAAAATGCACTTGGTATTTCAGTTATTGGTGGTACGTTAGCGTCGTCATTAATTGTGGTGTTATTTGTGCCATTATTCTTTGTATTAGTACGTCGAATCTTCCCTGGTAAACATAAAACTGTGACTGAGGATAAATCATAA
- a CDS encoding efflux RND transporter periplasmic adaptor subunit: MQRSRVIIFIVTALASAIVLSGCEQNQQANAPAKQPTPVGVIKLTSQPLTLTKELPGRVTASQVAQIRPQVNGIVQTRLFTEGAEVKKGQALYQIDPATFEAQIATSKAAITKAQANIANAKAKSDRYSDLLKIKAVSQQDFDEADANYKSAQADLLTAQAQLKTAQININYSKVSSPISGQIGKSTVTAGALVSANQATALATVTQLDPIYIDLTQSSSELTRLKKAIANGDLDRDLTAQSKVELKMEDGSVYPHKGTLKFSEVTVDPSTGSVTLRAEFPNPEKLLLPGMYVRAVIVEGVKTDAILVPQRGVSRNSKGEPTAMVVSKNNTVEARVLKTDRTIGSNWLVTSGLNDGDQVIVEGLQKIAPGASVNAVPAESIAKIQ; encoded by the coding sequence ATGCAGCGTTCACGCGTCATTATTTTTATTGTCACTGCTTTGGCAAGTGCAATTGTTTTATCCGGTTGCGAACAAAATCAGCAGGCAAATGCGCCAGCTAAGCAACCAACCCCTGTTGGCGTTATTAAATTAACAAGCCAGCCACTAACGCTTACAAAAGAGCTGCCAGGTAGAGTGACAGCATCACAAGTAGCGCAAATTCGTCCACAAGTAAATGGTATTGTACAAACACGCTTATTTACTGAAGGTGCCGAAGTGAAAAAAGGTCAAGCGTTATATCAAATTGACCCTGCAACATTTGAAGCACAAATAGCTACCAGTAAAGCAGCTATCACTAAAGCGCAAGCAAACATCGCTAATGCAAAAGCTAAATCAGATCGTTATTCAGATTTGCTAAAAATCAAAGCAGTTAGTCAACAAGATTTTGATGAAGCGGATGCAAATTATAAAAGTGCACAAGCTGACTTACTCACTGCACAAGCGCAACTTAAAACAGCACAAATTAACATTAACTACAGTAAGGTTTCATCACCTATCAGTGGTCAAATTGGTAAGTCTACTGTCACTGCAGGTGCTTTGGTAAGTGCTAATCAAGCAACTGCATTAGCAACGGTAACCCAACTTGATCCAATTTATATTGACCTTACTCAATCGAGCAGTGAATTAACGCGTTTGAAAAAAGCCATTGCTAACGGTGATTTAGATAGAGATCTTACGGCACAATCAAAGGTTGAGCTAAAAATGGAAGACGGCTCGGTATATCCTCATAAAGGCACATTAAAGTTTTCTGAAGTGACGGTTGACCCAAGCACTGGCTCTGTCACCTTACGAGCTGAGTTTCCAAACCCTGAAAAGTTACTGTTACCAGGCATGTATGTTAGAGCTGTCATTGTTGAAGGTGTTAAAACTGACGCAATTTTAGTACCGCAACGTGGTGTTAGCCGTAATAGCAAAGGCGAACCTACAGCGATGGTGGTAAGTAAAAACAATACCGTTGAAGCGCGCGTACTAAAAACTGACCGTACCATAGGCTCTAACTGGTTAGTAACAAGTGGCTTAAATGATGGCGATCAAGTGATTGTTGAAGGCTTACAAAAAATAGCGCCGGGTGCCTCTGTTAATGCAGTGCCAGCCGAATCAATCGCTAAAATTCAATAA